One Deinococcus grandis DNA window includes the following coding sequences:
- the topA gene encoding type I DNA topoisomerase codes for MPRSSAHTLVIVESPAKARTIEKYLGKGYTVESSIGHIRDLPKSASDIPEKYKGKAWARLGLDIENDFQPLYVVSPEKKAHVAKLRKLAQDADEIILATDDDREGESIAWHLFQELKPKVPVRRMVFHEITKEAIQAAIAAPRQIDTNLVEAQEARRALDRLYGYEVSPVLWKKVAPKLSAGRVQSVATRMLVQRERERMRFVSATWWDLLVTAKTAAGQSFPARLTDLAGQKLALGRDFDPLTGRLKDGVAARLLTEAEARALADGLAGQPLTVTSAEEKPFTQRPYPPFITSTLQQEGSRKLGFAATRTMRAAQRLYEQGYITYMRTDSTNLSEEAVKAARSQVAQMYGANYLSPQPRVYTKKAKNAQEAHEAIRPAGSSFRTPDSLKTELSGDEWRLYDLIWKRTVACQMADARGRGLRVRLGGKAQGGEDVALSASGRTIDFPGFLRAYVEGSDDPSAALEDRETPLPPLSEGQRVTADGAKPEGHETQPPARFTEASLVQSLEAAGIGRPSTYASILGTIQDRGYATKKGQALVPSWTAFATSALLEHHFGTLVDYDFTAKMEEDLDEIAGGRESRVPYLKRFYLGDQGQGMALKPTIERQMGEIDARGIATIRVPKLEGSGVEVRVGRFGPYMERGEQKANLPEDLAPDELTAEKAEEILARPSGDRPLGTDPDTGLPVMARAGRYGPYVTLGDTNPPARSASLFPGDDLGTLSLERALQLLTLPRLVGSSEGEEVWAFNGKYGPYLKRGNDSRSLATHEQLFTVTLPEAEALFLQPRFRARAAAAGPLRTFEFPGRAAIQLKDGRFGPYLTDGERNATLRKGETPENLTAERALEILEERGKEPKKKPGKTGATKKAAPRTGTSKTTAKAGAKKPAASKTTTKKPAVKKPAAKAAPAKATFTWADLQSHLGVLSDPERRLVTATRGEGRKVEDVAPELGLDVKKAKGMALQASKKLNQAARGK; via the coding sequence ATGCCCAGATCCTCTGCCCACACGCTGGTTATCGTCGAGTCGCCTGCCAAGGCCCGCACCATCGAGAAGTACCTCGGAAAGGGGTACACGGTGGAGTCGTCCATCGGGCACATCCGTGACCTGCCGAAGAGCGCCTCGGACATTCCCGAGAAGTACAAGGGCAAGGCCTGGGCGCGCCTGGGGCTGGATATCGAGAATGACTTCCAGCCGCTGTACGTGGTGTCGCCGGAGAAGAAGGCGCACGTGGCGAAGCTGCGCAAGCTGGCCCAGGACGCCGACGAGATCATCCTGGCGACCGACGATGACCGTGAGGGCGAGAGCATCGCATGGCACCTGTTCCAGGAGTTGAAGCCGAAGGTGCCGGTGCGGCGCATGGTGTTCCACGAGATCACGAAGGAGGCCATCCAGGCCGCGATTGCCGCGCCGCGTCAGATCGACACGAACCTCGTGGAGGCGCAGGAGGCCCGCCGTGCCCTGGACCGCCTGTACGGGTACGAGGTCAGCCCGGTGCTGTGGAAGAAGGTCGCGCCGAAACTGTCGGCGGGGCGGGTGCAGTCGGTGGCGACGCGCATGCTGGTGCAGCGTGAACGCGAGCGCATGCGGTTCGTCAGCGCGACGTGGTGGGACCTGCTGGTCACGGCGAAGACGGCGGCCGGGCAGAGCTTCCCGGCCCGCCTGACGGATCTCGCGGGGCAGAAGCTGGCGCTGGGCCGTGATTTCGACCCGCTGACCGGGCGACTGAAGGACGGCGTGGCCGCCCGCCTGCTCACCGAGGCCGAGGCGCGCGCCCTGGCCGACGGGCTGGCCGGGCAGCCGCTGACCGTGACGAGCGCGGAGGAAAAACCCTTCACGCAGCGGCCCTACCCGCCGTTCATCACGTCCACGCTGCAGCAGGAGGGCAGCCGCAAGCTGGGCTTCGCCGCGACCCGCACGATGCGCGCCGCGCAGCGCCTGTACGAGCAGGGCTACATCACCTATATGCGCACGGACTCCACGAACCTCTCCGAGGAGGCCGTGAAGGCGGCGCGCTCGCAGGTGGCGCAGATGTACGGCGCGAACTACCTGTCCCCGCAGCCGCGCGTGTACACGAAGAAGGCGAAGAACGCGCAGGAGGCCCACGAGGCGATCCGTCCGGCCGGGAGCAGCTTCCGCACGCCCGACAGCCTGAAGACCGAACTGTCCGGCGACGAGTGGCGCCTGTACGACCTGATCTGGAAGCGCACGGTCGCCTGTCAGATGGCCGACGCGCGTGGCCGCGGACTGCGCGTCCGCCTGGGCGGGAAAGCGCAGGGGGGCGAGGACGTGGCCCTGAGCGCGTCGGGCCGCACCATCGACTTCCCCGGCTTCCTGCGCGCGTACGTGGAGGGCAGCGACGACCCCAGCGCCGCGCTGGAGGACCGCGAGACGCCCCTGCCCCCCCTGAGCGAGGGACAGCGCGTGACGGCCGACGGTGCGAAACCCGAGGGGCACGAGACGCAGCCGCCCGCCCGCTTCACGGAGGCCAGTCTGGTGCAGTCGCTGGAGGCCGCCGGGATCGGGCGTCCCAGCACGTACGCGAGCATCCTGGGCACCATCCAGGACCGCGGGTACGCCACGAAGAAAGGGCAGGCGTTGGTGCCCTCTTGGACGGCGTTCGCCACGAGCGCGCTGCTGGAACACCACTTCGGGACGCTGGTGGACTACGACTTCACCGCGAAGATGGAAGAGGACCTCGACGAGATCGCCGGGGGCCGCGAGAGCCGCGTGCCCTACCTGAAACGTTTCTACCTGGGGGATCAGGGGCAGGGCATGGCGCTGAAACCCACCATCGAGCGGCAGATGGGTGAGATCGACGCGCGCGGCATCGCCACCATCCGCGTGCCGAAACTGGAGGGGAGCGGCGTGGAGGTCCGCGTGGGCCGCTTCGGGCCCTACATGGAACGCGGCGAGCAGAAGGCGAACCTGCCCGAGGACCTCGCGCCGGACGAACTGACTGCCGAGAAGGCCGAGGAGATCCTCGCGCGGCCCAGCGGCGACCGGCCCCTGGGCACCGACCCGGACACCGGCCTGCCCGTCATGGCCCGCGCCGGGAGGTACGGGCCTTACGTGACGCTGGGCGACACGAACCCGCCGGCACGCAGCGCCAGCCTCTTCCCCGGCGACGACCTGGGCACCCTGAGCCTGGAGCGCGCCCTGCAACTCCTGACCCTGCCCCGACTGGTGGGCAGCAGCGAGGGCGAGGAAGTCTGGGCGTTCAACGGCAAGTACGGCCCATACCTGAAACGCGGGAACGACAGCCGTAGCCTTGCCACGCACGAGCAGCTGTTCACCGTGACGCTCCCCGAGGCGGAGGCGCTGTTCCTGCAACCGCGCTTCCGGGCACGTGCCGCCGCCGCCGGACCGCTGCGCACCTTCGAGTTCCCGGGCCGCGCCGCCATCCAGCTCAAGGACGGCCGCTTCGGACCGTACCTGACCGACGGCGAGCGCAACGCCACGCTGCGCAAGGGTGAAACACCGGAAAACCTGACCGCCGAACGCGCCCTGGAAATTCTGGAGGAACGCGGCAAGGAACCCAAGAAGAAACCCGGCAAGACCGGGGCGACGAAGAAGGCCGCGCCCAGGACCGGCACGAGCAAGACCACCGCGAAGGCCGGGGCGAAGAAACCCGCCGCCAGCAAGACAACCACCAAGAAACCGGCCGTGAAGAAGCCAGCCGCGAAAGCCGCGCCCGCCAAAGCCACGTTCACCTGGGCGGACCTGCAATCCCACCTGGGCGTCCTGAGCGACCCCGAACGCCGCCTCGTGACCGCCACGCGCGGCGAGGGTCGCAAGGTCGAGGACGTCGCCCCGGAACTCGGCCTGGACGTCAAGAAAGCCAAGGGCATGGCCCTCCAGGCCAGCAAGAAACTCAATCAGGCCGCGCGCGGCAAGTAG
- a CDS encoding serine/threonine-protein kinase, whose translation MSDHLTTAELLSSLGTVFQVFGERTQDSGHVSYGVQTPGGERLFVKTAGAAHPSPGGTTFAARVAALRRAATVQLEVSHPALIPVQRVHEGADGIAVIQPWFPGDLLRAPAGRRDHPQEAHARFRALPLSEILAALGQIIDLHVLLARHGWVAGDFYDGCLMYDFAAREIRFMDLECYRRGPYRNEVGRLPGSTRFMAPEEFTRGALIDGRTTVFNLGRMLAICTDRHALPGGLAALIAQATAPDPAARIQSPADLLMRWRDVVG comes from the coding sequence ATGTCGGATCACCTCACCACCGCGGAGTTGCTGTCATCGCTGGGTACGGTCTTTCAGGTGTTCGGTGAGCGCACGCAGGATTCCGGGCACGTCTCGTACGGGGTGCAGACGCCGGGAGGCGAGCGGCTGTTCGTGAAGACCGCCGGAGCGGCGCACCCCAGTCCGGGCGGTACGACCTTCGCGGCGCGCGTGGCGGCCCTGCGCCGCGCTGCCACGGTGCAGCTGGAGGTCTCGCACCCCGCCCTGATTCCCGTGCAGCGCGTCCACGAGGGCGCGGACGGCATCGCAGTCATCCAGCCGTGGTTTCCCGGCGACCTGCTGCGCGCCCCGGCCGGGCGGCGGGATCACCCGCAGGAGGCCCACGCCCGCTTCCGCGCGCTGCCCCTGTCGGAGATCCTGGCCGCCCTGGGGCAGATCATCGACCTGCACGTCCTGCTGGCGCGGCACGGCTGGGTGGCGGGGGACTTCTATGACGGGTGCCTGATGTACGACTTCGCCGCGCGGGAGATCCGCTTCATGGACCTGGAATGCTACCGGCGCGGTCCGTACCGCAACGAGGTGGGTCGCCTGCCCGGCTCGACCCGCTTCATGGCCCCCGAGGAGTTCACGCGTGGCGCGCTCATTGACGGTCGGACGACCGTGTTCAACCTGGGCCGCATGCTGGCGATCTGCACCGACCGGCATGCGCTTCCCGGTGGCCTCGCGGCACTCATCGCTCAGGCGACTGCTCCTGATCCGGCCGCCCGGATACAGAGTCCCGCCGACCTCCTGATGAGGTGGCGGGACGTGGTCGGGTGA
- a CDS encoding SRPBCC family protein, with translation MSESIHIKQTIVVRARPDVLYRLALEPKRRAKWDPNLAKAEYEGEGGRLANNALVRFKFTRRLLGLSFTAKYGQLQAPQRGGWESVRHVGPLEKLTQGWIFKPMPGGTEVTLTVNGKVRYKWVRVPVERVLHNMVATTLLELQRTVDAQGAQLMEDMGRELAEKQKADQKAAKEAAKAAKRKK, from the coding sequence ATGTCGGAGTCCATTCACATCAAGCAGACGATCGTGGTCCGTGCCCGCCCGGACGTCCTGTACCGCCTCGCGCTGGAGCCGAAACGCCGCGCGAAATGGGACCCGAACCTCGCCAAGGCCGAGTACGAGGGCGAGGGCGGCCGCCTCGCGAACAACGCCCTGGTGCGCTTCAAGTTCACGCGCCGCCTGCTGGGCCTGAGCTTCACCGCGAAGTACGGGCAGCTTCAGGCCCCCCAGCGCGGCGGCTGGGAAAGCGTCCGGCACGTGGGCCCGCTGGAGAAGCTCACGCAGGGCTGGATCTTCAAACCCATGCCCGGCGGGACCGAGGTGACCCTGACCGTGAACGGCAAGGTCCGCTACAAGTGGGTGCGGGTGCCCGTCGAGCGCGTCCTGCACAACATGGTCGCCACGACCCTGCTGGAGCTCCAGCGCACGGTGGACGCCCAGGGCGCGCAGCTCATGGAGGACATGGGCCGCGAACTGGCCGAGAAGCAGAAGGCCGACCAGAAGGCCGCGAAGGAAGCCGCGAAGGCCGCCAAACGCAAGAAGTAA
- a CDS encoding PIG-L deacetylase family protein produces the protein MRIMAVFAHPDDEIGCIGTLAKHAARGDEVLLVWTTLGELASQFGDTSHEEVTRVRREHGAWVAERIGARYHFFDMGDSRMTGGRAEALQLARLYAQFRPNAVITWSDDHPHPDHRMTAKIAFDAITLARIPKIINEAGGVAMPPAPDLSGDAAPESGEDVRRLDAWREPVRFYQYFAPASPYPEVLVNTADTLDVGAEVMGFYQAFYKWQWTAEQYRAARVDLGRLAGVGAAERFNLRVTHLPARDYLH, from the coding sequence ATGCGGATCATGGCTGTGTTTGCGCACCCGGACGACGAGATCGGGTGCATCGGGACGCTGGCGAAGCACGCGGCGCGCGGGGACGAGGTGCTGCTGGTCTGGACGACGCTGGGTGAACTGGCCAGTCAGTTCGGGGACACCTCGCACGAGGAGGTGACCCGCGTGCGGCGCGAGCATGGCGCGTGGGTCGCCGAGCGGATCGGGGCGCGGTATCACTTCTTCGACATGGGGGACAGCCGCATGACGGGCGGGCGCGCCGAGGCGCTGCAACTGGCGCGGCTGTACGCGCAGTTCCGGCCGAACGCGGTGATCACCTGGAGTGACGATCACCCGCACCCGGATCACCGGATGACGGCGAAGATCGCGTTCGATGCGATCACGCTGGCGCGCATCCCGAAGATCATCAACGAGGCGGGGGGCGTGGCGATGCCGCCCGCGCCGGACCTGAGCGGGGACGCCGCGCCCGAGAGTGGCGAGGACGTGCGCCGCCTGGACGCGTGGCGGGAGCCGGTGCGCTTCTACCAGTACTTCGCGCCCGCCAGTCCGTACCCGGAGGTGTTAGTGAACACGGCGGACACCCTGGACGTGGGGGCCGAGGTGATGGGCTTCTATCAGGCGTTCTACAAGTGGCAGTGGACGGCGGAACAGTACCGGGCGGCGCGGGTGGACCTGGGGCGTCTGGCGGGTGTGGGCGCCGCCGAGCGGTTCAACCTGCGGGTCACGCATCTGCCCGCGCGGGACTATCTGCACTGA
- a CDS encoding DUF4870 domain-containing protein produces the protein MIRSPLTIPEPDRTPAIVTHLSPLAGFLIPTVGNLLGPLVAWLAYRDRSRALDEQGKEALNFQLSWWLYSLMLGVLAFVLFSLGLLGGAVGAAAGAPDVGAFAFLGSFGAFFLMFLPVLLIVSVVPFVFMILAVVRVSAGQAYHYPLSIRFLK, from the coding sequence ATGATCCGCTCGCCGCTGACCATTCCCGAACCGGACCGCACGCCCGCGATCGTCACGCACCTGTCGCCGCTGGCGGGGTTCCTGATCCCGACGGTGGGGAACCTGCTGGGGCCGCTGGTGGCGTGGCTGGCGTACCGGGACCGCAGCCGCGCGCTGGACGAGCAGGGCAAGGAGGCGCTGAACTTCCAGCTGAGCTGGTGGCTGTACTCGCTGATGCTGGGGGTGCTGGCGTTCGTGCTGTTCAGCCTGGGTCTGCTGGGCGGCGCGGTGGGGGCCGCGGCGGGCGCGCCGGACGTGGGGGCGTTCGCGTTCCTGGGGTCGTTCGGGGCGTTCTTCCTGATGTTCCTGCCGGTGCTGTTGATCGTCAGCGTGGTGCCGTTCGTGTTCATGATCCTGGCGGTGGTGCGGGTCAGCGCGGGGCAGGCGTACCACTATCCCCTCAGCATCCGCTTTCTGAAGTAA
- the rnhA gene encoding ribonuclease HI has protein sequence MSRPHRPQTAAQKAQAAARDRLPIKAGIQPGEPITGENVELYSDGACDTQAGHGGWATILNYKGKELVLSGHEEGTTNNRMELRGLLEGLKVLKRPCQVRVVTDSQYLRKAFTDGWILKWQRNGWKTAGGDPVKNQDLWEELIAQARTHALTFVWVKGHAGHGENERVDELAVQERKKLRRK, from the coding sequence ATGTCGCGCCCGCACCGCCCCCAGACCGCCGCGCAGAAAGCGCAGGCCGCCGCGCGCGACCGCCTGCCCATCAAGGCCGGCATCCAGCCAGGCGAACCCATCACCGGGGAGAACGTCGAACTGTACAGCGACGGCGCGTGCGACACCCAGGCCGGACACGGCGGCTGGGCCACCATCCTGAATTACAAAGGCAAGGAACTCGTCCTGAGCGGCCACGAGGAAGGCACCACCAACAACCGCATGGAACTGCGCGGCCTCCTCGAGGGCCTGAAGGTCCTCAAACGCCCCTGTCAGGTGCGGGTCGTGACCGACAGCCAGTACCTGCGCAAGGCCTTCACGGACGGCTGGATCCTGAAGTGGCAGCGCAACGGCTGGAAGACCGCCGGGGGCGACCCCGTGAAGAACCAGGACCTGTGGGAGGAACTCATCGCGCAGGCCCGCACGCACGCCCTGACGTTCGTGTGGGTCAAGGGACACGCCGGGCACGGCGAGAACGAACGCGTGGACGAACTCGCCGTGCAGGAACGGAAGAAACTCCGGCGGAAGTAA
- a CDS encoding GNAT family N-acetyltransferase: MLRLHATPTPDTDALLTRAMSPDPARIQAALHRARTDPDWHLHTWEVAGQVVCAATLTVHGAHGTVRHIGTHPDHARQGYARALLHALMGTLDLHTLTAETDDDAADFYRRSGFHVQEIPSPWDRRRSRCTLTREA, translated from the coding sequence ATGCTGCGCCTGCACGCCACGCCCACCCCCGACACGGACGCCCTCCTGACCCGCGCCATGTCCCCCGACCCGGCCCGCATCCAGGCCGCGCTGCACCGCGCCCGCACAGACCCCGACTGGCACCTGCACACCTGGGAGGTCGCCGGGCAGGTCGTCTGCGCCGCCACACTCACCGTCCACGGGGCACACGGCACCGTCCGGCACATCGGCACGCACCCCGACCACGCCCGGCAGGGATACGCCCGCGCCCTCCTGCACGCCCTGATGGGCACCCTGGACCTGCACACCCTGACCGCCGAGACGGACGATGACGCCGCCGACTTCTACCGCCGCAGCGGCTTCCACGTCCAGGAAATCCCCAGCCCCTGGGACCGCCGCCGCTCCCGCTGCACCCTCACGCGCGAGGCGTGA
- a CDS encoding dipeptidase: MTLPDLPARVAAAGLVIDGHLDLAYNAVLAGRDLTLPLDDLRRREGPGARDVATVTLPELRAGRVALVLGTLFCLPRGDAAPGGYTTPAEARAQALTQLDTYRRWQDAGLVRLLTPGPDVAAHLHAAALDPHGTPTGVVLLMEGADALRTPDDLPFWVDAGVHIIGPAWKRTRYAAGTGTPGGLTDAGRDLIRAMHEQRVTLDASHLAEQAFWEALDLTGDVIASHSNARARVPTDRHLSDDMLRAVAARGGMIGAVLYSGFLRPGWQRGHPPATRDDTRAMLAHLGAVAGWDHIGLGSDLDGGFGQHEFPDGLDRAADLTHVADLAPPGWRAALRAGNWARWLTRPR; the protein is encoded by the coding sequence GTGACCCTCCCGGACCTGCCCGCCCGCGTCGCCGCCGCCGGACTGGTCATCGACGGGCACCTGGACCTCGCGTACAACGCGGTCCTCGCCGGACGCGACCTGACCCTCCCGCTGGACGACCTGCGCCGCCGCGAGGGGCCCGGCGCGCGCGACGTCGCCACCGTCACCCTGCCCGAACTGCGCGCCGGACGGGTCGCGCTGGTGCTCGGCACGCTGTTCTGCCTGCCCCGCGGCGACGCCGCGCCCGGCGGGTACACCACACCGGCCGAGGCCCGCGCCCAGGCACTCACGCAGCTGGACACCTACCGCCGCTGGCAGGACGCCGGACTCGTGCGCCTCCTGACCCCCGGCCCGGACGTCGCCGCGCACCTGCACGCCGCGGCCCTCGACCCGCACGGCACGCCCACCGGCGTCGTGCTGCTCATGGAGGGCGCCGACGCGCTGCGCACCCCGGACGACCTCCCGTTCTGGGTGGACGCCGGCGTGCACATCATCGGCCCCGCCTGGAAACGCACCCGCTACGCCGCCGGAACCGGCACGCCCGGCGGCCTCACCGACGCGGGCCGCGACCTCATACGCGCCATGCACGAGCAGCGCGTCACGCTCGACGCCTCCCACCTCGCCGAACAGGCCTTCTGGGAAGCCCTGGACCTGACCGGGGACGTCATCGCCAGCCACAGCAACGCCCGCGCCCGCGTCCCCACCGACCGCCACCTGAGCGACGACATGCTCCGCGCCGTCGCCGCGCGCGGCGGCATGATCGGCGCCGTGCTGTACAGCGGCTTCCTGCGCCCCGGCTGGCAGCGCGGCCACCCGCCCGCCACCCGCGACGACACCCGCGCCATGCTCGCGCACCTCGGCGCGGTCGCCGGGTGGGACCATATCGGGCTCGGCAGTGATCTCGACGGCGGCTTCGGCCAGCACGAATTCCCCGACGGCCTCGACCGCGCCGCCGACCTCACCCACGTCGCCGATCTCGCCCCACCCGGGTGGCGCGCCGCCCTGCGCGCCGGGAACTGGGCCAGATGGCTGACCCGCCCCCGCTGA
- the pqqE gene encoding pyrroloquinoline quinone biosynthesis protein PqqE yields the protein MTGLLDTPRAASARPRPAPPLALIAELTHRCPLQCVYCSNPVQLLGAARELGTEDWRRVLREAEAMGVLQVLHTGGEPLLRPDLSVLLRAGRALDLYQTLITSGVGLSERRLHDLLGAGLDAVQLSLQSLDDATARRICGGDFLKRKHEAAALIRASGTPLVLNAVLHRLNLGEVGNILQFALDAGAERLELANSQYYGWALENRAHLLPDAAALRDAEAQVTAFRAAHPQLSVQWVVPDYHDTAPKPCMGGWAQTHLIVGPDGRALPCPAAYVLPDHVPPNVSATSLEQVWYDSALFQAYRGTDWMREPCRTCPQREVDHGGCRCQAFLLTGDARNADPVCTLSPHRDVIDAALDDLRRPAPGDLRHRPRTA from the coding sequence ATGACCGGACTGCTGGACACCCCACGCGCCGCCTCTGCCCGGCCCCGGCCCGCGCCCCCCCTGGCGCTCATCGCGGAACTCACGCACCGCTGCCCGCTGCAGTGCGTGTACTGTTCGAACCCCGTGCAGCTGCTCGGCGCGGCCCGCGAACTGGGCACCGAGGACTGGCGGCGCGTCCTGCGCGAGGCCGAGGCCATGGGCGTCCTGCAGGTCCTGCACACCGGCGGCGAACCGCTGCTGCGCCCGGACCTGAGCGTCCTGCTGCGCGCCGGACGCGCCCTGGACCTGTACCAGACGCTGATCACCAGCGGCGTCGGCCTGAGCGAACGCCGACTGCACGACCTGCTCGGCGCGGGCCTGGACGCCGTGCAACTCAGCCTGCAGTCCCTGGACGACGCGACCGCCCGGCGCATCTGCGGCGGGGACTTCCTGAAGCGCAAGCACGAGGCCGCCGCGCTGATCCGCGCCAGCGGCACGCCCCTGGTCCTGAACGCCGTCCTGCACCGCCTGAACCTCGGCGAGGTCGGGAACATCCTGCAGTTCGCGCTGGACGCCGGGGCCGAACGCCTGGAACTCGCCAACAGTCAGTACTACGGCTGGGCACTGGAAAACCGCGCGCACCTCCTGCCGGACGCCGCTGCGCTGAGGGACGCCGAGGCGCAGGTCACCGCCTTCCGCGCCGCGCACCCGCAGCTGAGCGTGCAGTGGGTCGTCCCCGACTACCACGACACCGCGCCCAAGCCCTGTATGGGCGGCTGGGCCCAGACGCACCTGATCGTCGGACCGGACGGCCGCGCCCTGCCGTGCCCCGCCGCGTACGTCCTGCCGGACCACGTGCCACCCAACGTCAGCGCCACCTCTCTGGAACAGGTGTGGTACGACTCCGCGCTGTTCCAGGCGTACCGGGGCACCGACTGGATGCGCGAACCGTGCCGCACCTGCCCGCAACGCGAGGTGGACCACGGCGGCTGCCGCTGCCAGGCGTTCCTGCTCACCGGGGACGCCCGCAACGCCGACCCGGTCTGCACCCTGTCCCCGCACCGGGACGTGATCGACGCCGCACTGGACGACCTCCGCCGCCCCGCGCCCGGCGACCTGCGCCACCGCCCCCGCACCGCGTGA
- the pqqD gene encoding pyrroloquinoline quinone biosynthesis peptide chaperone PqqD gives MSGLNLARGARLRADHARGGFVLLRAEEVTELNGTAHEILSLCDGRSLDDLTGELLARYPQADPHELRADVRDFLTEALAAGWIHPAARADPDPPGADLPQADPTQGGAP, from the coding sequence GTGAGCGGCCTGAACCTCGCGCGGGGCGCGCGGCTGCGCGCCGACCACGCCCGCGGCGGCTTCGTGCTGCTGCGCGCCGAGGAGGTCACGGAACTGAACGGCACCGCGCACGAGATCCTGAGCCTGTGCGACGGCCGCAGCCTGGACGACCTGACCGGTGAACTGCTCGCCCGCTACCCGCAGGCCGACCCGCACGAACTGCGTGCCGACGTGCGCGACTTCCTGACCGAGGCCCTCGCGGCCGGGTGGATCCACCCGGCCGCGAGGGCCGACCCCGACCCGCCCGGCGCCGACCTGCCGCAGGCCGACCCGACCCAGGGCGGCGCGCCATGA
- the pqqC gene encoding pyrroloquinoline-quinone synthase PqqC: protein MTADLWTDAELERRLEALLARRYHHLHPFNARMHAGQLSPDELREWVASRYYYQQCIPVKDSLLMAKLPEDARREWLTRVQYHDGPAPGQGGLEAWRALGRAVGLGRDTLDTHALLRPGARFATDAYVNFVRDRPWFDGVASSLTELYAHRIMPVRTVAFETHYPWVEPAGLAYFRSRATQAGVEASGALALLRAHTRTHEDQRRIVRAVQFKCEVLWSLLDSLDAARPPAAARPLTGQHLAAEVGA from the coding sequence GTGACCGCCGACCTGTGGACGGACGCGGAACTCGAACGCCGCCTGGAGGCCCTGCTGGCCCGCCGCTACCACCACCTGCACCCCTTCAACGCCCGCATGCATGCCGGGCAGCTGAGCCCCGACGAGCTGCGCGAGTGGGTCGCCAGCCGCTACTACTACCAGCAGTGCATTCCGGTCAAGGACAGCCTGCTGATGGCCAAACTGCCCGAGGACGCCCGCCGCGAGTGGCTGACCCGCGTGCAGTACCACGACGGTCCCGCCCCCGGCCAGGGCGGGCTGGAGGCGTGGCGGGCGCTGGGCCGCGCCGTCGGCCTGGGCCGCGACACGCTCGACACGCACGCGCTGCTGCGCCCCGGCGCGCGCTTCGCGACCGACGCGTACGTGAACTTCGTGCGGGACCGGCCGTGGTTCGACGGGGTGGCGTCCTCCCTGACGGAACTGTACGCGCACCGGATCATGCCCGTGCGGACCGTCGCCTTCGAGACGCACTACCCCTGGGTGGAACCCGCGGGACTGGCGTACTTCCGCAGCCGCGCCACGCAGGCCGGCGTGGAGGCCAGCGGCGCCCTGGCCCTGCTGCGCGCTCACACCCGCACCCACGAGGACCAGCGGCGGATCGTGCGGGCCGTGCAGTTCAAGTGCGAGGTCCTCTGGAGTCTGCTCGACAGTCTGGACGCCGCGCGGCCCCCGGCGGCCGCCCGGCCGCTCACGGGCCAGCACCTCGCGGCAGAGGTGGGTGCGTGA
- the pqqB gene encoding pyrroloquinoline quinone biosynthesis protein PqqB has product MTAPQPSFQLLGTAAGGGVPQWNCGCRNCAQVRDGVLPPRTQSSAAFTPDGHHWFLIDASPDVSWHMTLLSPPRGRQTPLSGVLLTDAELDHTLGLLQLREGSAWTLYATPGVHAILDDQFPVRRLLGRYAQVTPQVATPGAALHFGNVEVTWVPLDDHTPRYHHGRRPEQAATCALRLRGPTRTLVYAPSLSTLSGPVLDLLREADVLLLDGTFYHPDELPRLGLGGGDAASMGHLPICHTARALAHLPARTKLYTHLNNTNPALDPHSPERAWIREHGLDVADDGWSVAL; this is encoded by the coding sequence ATGACCGCTCCTCAACCCTCGTTTCAGCTGCTCGGCACGGCCGCCGGGGGCGGCGTCCCGCAGTGGAACTGCGGCTGTCGCAACTGCGCGCAGGTCCGCGACGGCGTCCTGCCGCCCAGAACGCAGTCCAGCGCGGCCTTCACGCCCGACGGGCACCACTGGTTCCTGATCGACGCGTCCCCGGACGTGTCCTGGCACATGACCCTGCTGAGTCCCCCACGCGGCCGTCAGACGCCCCTGTCGGGCGTGCTGCTCACCGACGCGGAACTGGACCACACCCTGGGGTTGCTGCAACTGCGTGAGGGCAGCGCCTGGACGCTGTACGCCACGCCCGGCGTGCACGCCATCCTGGACGATCAGTTCCCGGTACGCCGCCTGCTGGGCCGCTACGCGCAGGTCACGCCACAGGTCGCCACGCCCGGCGCGGCCCTGCACTTCGGGAACGTGGAGGTCACCTGGGTGCCGCTGGATGACCACACGCCCCGCTACCACCACGGCCGCCGCCCCGAGCAGGCCGCGACCTGCGCGCTGCGCCTGCGCGGTCCGACCCGCACGCTGGTGTACGCGCCCAGTCTCAGCACCCTCAGTGGCCCGGTGCTGGACCTGCTGCGCGAGGCCGACGTGCTGCTGCTCGACGGGACCTTCTACCACCCGGACGAACTGCCCCGCCTGGGCCTGGGGGGCGGCGACGCGGCGTCCATGGGCCACCTGCCCATCTGCCACACCGCCCGCGCCCTGGCGCACCTCCCGGCACGCACCAAGCTGTACACCCACCTGAACAACACCAACCCCGCCCTGGATCCGCACAGCCCAGAACGCGCCTGGATCCGCGAGCACGGCCTGGACGTCGCCGACGACGGCTGGAGCGTGGCCCTGTGA